A region of Arabidopsis thaliana chromosome 5, partial sequence DNA encodes the following proteins:
- the GSTL1 gene encoding glutathione transferase lambda 1 produces MALSPPKIFVEDRQVPLDATSDPPALFDGTTRLYISYTCPFAQRVWITRNLKGLQDEIKLVPIDLPNRPAWLKEKVNPANKVPALEHNGKITGESLDLIKYVDSNFDGPSLYPEDSAKREFGEELLKYVDETFVKTVFGSFKGDPVKETASAFDHVENALKKFDDGPFFLGELSLVDIAYIPFIERFQVFLDEVFKYEIIIGRPNLAAWIEQMNKMVAYTQTKTDSEYVVNYFKRFM; encoded by the exons ATGGCTCTATCTCCTCC AAAAATTTTCGTAGAAGATCGTCAGGTTCCGCTCGATGCTACCTCTGATCCACCTGCTCTGTTCGACGGAACCACAAGGTTGTACATAAGCTACACTTGCCCATTTGCACAACGTGTTTGGATTACAAGAAACCTCAAG GGTCTGCAAGATGAGATCAAATTGGTTCCTATAGATCTTCCTAATAGGCCAGCTTGGTTAAAGGAGAAAGTTAATCCTGCAAACAAG GTTCCTGCCCTTGAACACAATGGAAAAATCACTGGGGAGAGTCTTGATCTAATCAAATATGTCGATAGCAATTTTGATGGACCTTCACTTTACCCTGAG GATTCTGCAAAGAGAGAGTTTGGTGAAGAACTGTTGAAATATGTCGATGAAACATTTGTAAAAACTGTGTTTGGCTCTTTCAAAGGTGACCCGGTTAAAGAAACAG CATCAGCCTTCGATCACGTGGAAAATGCTCTGAAAAAGTTTGATGATGGTCCTTTCTTCCTTGGCGAGCTTAGTTTG GTTGATATTGCATATATCCCATTTATCGAACGCTTTCAAGTCTTCCTCGACGaagtttttaaatatgaaattataatcGGACGGCCAAATCTAGCTGCTTGGATTGAG CAAATGAACAAGATGGTTGCATATACGCAGACCAAAACCGACTCCGAATATGTTGTCAATTACTTCAAGAGATTCATG TAA
- the GSTL1 gene encoding glutathione transferase lambda 1 (glutathione transferase lambda 1 (GSTL1); FUNCTIONS IN: molecular_function unknown; INVOLVED IN: protein amino acid glutathionylation; LOCATED IN: cellular_component unknown; EXPRESSED IN: stem, male gametophyte, root, pollen tube; EXPRESSED DURING: L mature pollen stage, M germinated pollen stage; CONTAINS InterPro DOMAIN/s: Thioredoxin fold (InterPro:IPR012335), Glutathione S-transferase, C-terminal-like (InterPro:IPR010987), Glutathione S-transferase/chloride channel, C-terminal (InterPro:IPR017933), Glutathione S-transferase, N-terminal (InterPro:IPR004045), Thioredoxin-like fold (InterPro:IPR012336); BEST Arabidopsis thaliana protein match is: Glutathione S-transferase family protein (TAIR:AT5G02790.1); Has 30201 Blast hits to 17322 proteins in 780 species: Archae - 12; Bacteria - 1396; Metazoa - 17338; Fungi - 3422; Plants - 5037; Viruses - 0; Other Eukaryotes - 2996 (source: NCBI BLink).), with protein sequence MALSPPKIFVEDRQVPLDATSDPPALFDGTTRLYISYTCPFAQRVWITRNLKGLQDEIKLVPIDLPNRPAWLKEKVNPANKVPALEHNGKITGESLDLIKYVDSNFDGPSLYPEDSAKREFGEELLKYVDETFVKTVFGSFKGDPVKETAFDHVENALKKFDDGPFFLGELSLVDIAYIPFIERFQVFLDEVFKYEIIIGRPNLAAWIEQMNKMVAYTQTKTDSEYVVNYFKRFM encoded by the exons ATGGCTCTATCTCCTCC AAAAATTTTCGTAGAAGATCGTCAGGTTCCGCTCGATGCTACCTCTGATCCACCTGCTCTGTTCGACGGAACCACAAGGTTGTACATAAGCTACACTTGCCCATTTGCACAACGTGTTTGGATTACAAGAAACCTCAAG GGTCTGCAAGATGAGATCAAATTGGTTCCTATAGATCTTCCTAATAGGCCAGCTTGGTTAAAGGAGAAAGTTAATCCTGCAAACAAG GTTCCTGCCCTTGAACACAATGGAAAAATCACTGGGGAGAGTCTTGATCTAATCAAATATGTCGATAGCAATTTTGATGGACCTTCACTTTACCCTGAG GATTCTGCAAAGAGAGAGTTTGGTGAAGAACTGTTGAAATATGTCGATGAAACATTTGTAAAAACTGTGTTTGGCTCTTTCAAAGGTGACCCGGTTAAAGAAACAG CCTTCGATCACGTGGAAAATGCTCTGAAAAAGTTTGATGATGGTCCTTTCTTCCTTGGCGAGCTTAGTTTG GTTGATATTGCATATATCCCATTTATCGAACGCTTTCAAGTCTTCCTCGACGaagtttttaaatatgaaattataatcGGACGGCCAAATCTAGCTGCTTGGATTGAG CAAATGAACAAGATGGTTGCATATACGCAGACCAAAACCGACTCCGAATATGTTGTCAATTACTTCAAGAGATTCATG TAA
- the GSTL3 gene encoding Glutathione S-transferase family protein (Glutathione transferase L3 (GSTL3); INVOLVED IN: response to cadmium ion; EXPRESSED IN: 24 plant structures; EXPRESSED DURING: 14 growth stages; CONTAINS InterPro DOMAIN/s: Thioredoxin fold (InterPro:IPR012335), Glutathione S-transferase, C-terminal (InterPro:IPR004046), Glutathione S-transferase, C-terminal-like (InterPro:IPR010987), Glutathione S-transferase/chloride channel, C-terminal (InterPro:IPR017933), Glutathione S-transferase, N-terminal (InterPro:IPR004045), Thioredoxin-like fold (InterPro:IPR012336); BEST Arabidopsis thaliana protein match is: glutathione transferase lambda 1 (TAIR:AT5G02780.1); Has 4064 Blast hits to 3976 proteins in 669 species: Archae - 10; Bacteria - 1017; Metazoa - 669; Fungi - 181; Plants - 1645; Viruses - 0; Other Eukaryotes - 542 (source: NCBI BLink).), whose protein sequence is MAPSFIFVEDRPAPLDATSDPPSLFDGTTRLYTSYVCPFAQRVWITRNFKGLQEKIKLVPLDLGNRPAWYKEKVYPENKVPALEHNGKIIGESLDLIKYLDNTFEGPSLYPEDHAKREFGDELLKYTDTFVKTMYVSLKGDPSKETAPVLDYLENALYKFDDGPFFLGQLSLVDIAYIPFIERFQTVLNELFKCDITAERPKLSAWIEEINKSDGYAQTKMDPKEIVEVFKKKFM, encoded by the exons ATGGCTCCTTCTTTTAT TTTTGTAGAAGATCGTCCAGCTCCGCTTGATGCTACTTCTGATCCACCGTCTCTCTTCGACGGAACCACAAG GTTGTACACAAGCTACGTTTGCCCATTTGCTCAACGAGTTTGGATCACTCGAAACTTCAAG GGTTTGCAAGAAAAGATTAAACTTGTTCCTTTGGATCTTGGGAATAGGCCTGCTTGGTACAAGGAGAAAGTATATCCAGAGAACAAG GTGCCAGCGCTTGAGCACAATGGAAAAATCATTGGGGAGAGTCTGGATTTGATTAAATATCTTGATAACACTTTTGAAGGGCCTTCTCTTTACCCCGAG GATCATGCAAAAAGAGAGTTTGGCGACGAGTTGCTCAAGTATACTGATACTTTCGTTAAAACTATGTATGTGTCACTCAAAGGAGACCCCTCTAAAGAAACCG CACCTGTGTTAGATTATCTGGAAAACGCTCTGTATAAGTTCGATGACGGGCCGTTCTTCCTCGGTCAGTTAAGCTTG gTTGATATCGCCTATATCCCGTTCATTGAAAGGTTCCAAACTGTACTCAATGAATTATTTAAGTGCGACATTACTGCCGAACGTCCCAAACTATCAGCATGGAttgag GAAATTAACAAGAGCGATGGCTATGCACAGACGAAAATGGATCCTAAGGAGATTGTGGaggttttcaagaaaaaattcaTG TAA
- the CDL1 gene encoding Protein kinase superfamily protein (Protein kinase superfamily protein; FUNCTIONS IN: protein serine/threonine kinase activity, protein kinase activity, kinase activity, ATP binding; INVOLVED IN: protein amino acid phosphorylation; EXPRESSED IN: 15 plant structures; EXPRESSED DURING: 6 growth stages; CONTAINS InterPro DOMAIN/s: Protein kinase, ATP binding site (InterPro:IPR017441), Protein kinase, catalytic domain (InterPro:IPR000719), Serine/threonine-protein kinase-like domain (InterPro:IPR017442), Protein kinase-like domain (InterPro:IPR011009), Serine/threonine-protein kinase, active site (InterPro:IPR008271); BEST Arabidopsis thaliana protein match is: Protein kinase superfamily protein (TAIR:AT5G18610.2); Has 115691 Blast hits to 114176 proteins in 4291 species: Archae - 101; Bacteria - 13423; Metazoa - 42779; Fungi - 9601; Plants - 32894; Viruses - 373; Other Eukaryotes - 16520 (source: NCBI BLink).): MGWIPCSGKSSGRNKTRRNGDHKLDRKSSDCSVSTSEKSRAKSSLSESKSKGSDHIVAQTFTFSELATATRNFRKECLIGEGGFGRVYKGYLASTSQTAAIKQLDHNGLQGNREFLVEVLMLSLLHHPNLVNLIGYCADGDQRLLVYEYMPLGSLEDHLHDISPGKQPLDWNTRMKIAAGAAKGLEYLHDKTMPPVIYRDLKCSNILLDDDYFPKLSDFGLAKLGPVGDKSHVSTRVMGTYGYCAPEYAMTGQLTLKSDVYSFGVVLLEIITGRKAIDSSRSTGEQNLVAWARPLFKDRRKFSQMADPMLQGQYPPRGLYQALAVAAMCVQEQPNLRPLIADVVTALSYLASQKFDPLAQPVQGSLFAPGTPPRSKRV; encoded by the exons ATGGGTTGGATCCCGTGTTCTGGGAAATCGAGTGGGAGGAATAAGACAAGGAGGAACGGTGACCACAAACTCGACAGGAAGTCTTCTGATTGTTCTGTGTCTACTTCAG agAAATCTAGGGCCAAGTCGTCCTTGAGTGAATCCAAAAGTAAAGGCTCTGATCACATTGTGGCACAAACGTTTACATTCTCTGAGTTAGCTACTGCCACTAGAAACTTCAGAAAAGAATGTCTTATAGGAGAAGGAGGATTTGGTAGAGTTTACAAAGGATACTTGGCCAGCACTAGCCAG ACAGCGGCTATCAAGCAACTTGATCATAATGGTTTACAAGGAAACAGGGAGTTCCTCGTCGAGGTTCTCATGttgagtcttcttcatcacccgAATCTTGTTAACTTAATAGGATATTGTGCTGATGGAGATCAAAGGCTTCTAGTCTACGAGTACATGCCCCTAGGTTCACTTGAAGATCATTTGCACG aCATTTCACCTGGTAAGCAGCCACTTGACTGGAACACCAGAATGAAAATAGCTGCCGGTGCTGCAAAAGGTTTGGAGTATCTGCATGACAAAACCATGCCTCCAGTGATCTATCGAGATTTGAAATGCTCAAATATTTTGCTCGATGATGATTACTTTCCAAAGCTATCCGACTTCGGGTTGGCTAAACTTGGCCCAGTTGGGGACAAGTCTCATGTGTCCACTCGGGTTATGGGAACATACGGATACTGTGCTCCCGAGTATGCAATGACAGGCCAGCTAACACTCAAATCAGACGTTTACAGCTTCGGTGTTGTTCTGTTGGAGATTATAACTGGTCGGAAAGCAATAGACAGTTCAAGATCTACTGGAGAACAGAATCTAGTCGCAtgg GCAAGGCCTTTGTTTAAAGACAGGAGGAAATTCTCTCAGATGGCTGATCCAATGCTTCAAGGTCAATACCCTCCGCGAGGGTTATACCAAGCACTCGCTGTAGCAGCGATGTGCGTACAAGAGCAGCCAAATCTTAGACCTCTCATTGCTGACGTCGTCACTGCACTTTCTTACCTCGCCTCCCAAAAGTTTGATCCTCTGGCTCAGCCAGTCCAAGGATCCCTTTTCGCTCCAGGGACTCCACCTAGATCAAAGAGGGTCTGA